A genome region from Leptodactylus fuscus isolate aLepFus1 chromosome 6, aLepFus1.hap2, whole genome shotgun sequence includes the following:
- the KCNJ14 gene encoding ATP-sensitive inward rectifier potassium channel 14 — protein sequence MGSTTILPRGALAMGVARAIRRFSTEIPDPLREEEESELTQGIRPNAYRNGKIHTRPIRQRSRFVQKDGHCNVEFINLSEKSQRYLTDLFTTCVDIRWRWMFLIFSFTFVVSWLIFGFSFWLIASMHGDLAPPPEPGSEETPAPPCFLQVTSFMAAFLFSLETQTSIGYGFRSVTEECPLAVLTVVLQCIVGCIIDAFIIGAIMAKIAKPKKRNETLVFTENAVIALRDGKLCLMWRVANLRKSHLVEAHVRAQLLQPRVTPEGEYLPLDHTDINVGFDNGTDRIFLVSPVTIVHEIDEESPLYEFGKADLETANFELVVILEGMVEATAMTTQCRSSYLPSEILWGYRFEPVLFEKRNHYEVDYLHFHRTYEVLNTPVCSAKELSERKYSMVARSSFCYENEVALNCICDEEPPALVDTKSLNPEVSLELDMLRVVDPLEEILLT from the exons ATGGGTAGCACCACCATCCTCCCTCGTGGTGCTCTAGCCATGGGGGTAGCACGTGCCATTCGTCGATTTAGCACAGAAATTCCTGACCCACTACGTGAGGAAGAGGAATCAGAACTGACTCAGGGTATAAGGCCGAATGCCTACCGTAATGGAAAAATACACACTAGGCCTATCCGTCAGCGTAGCCGTTTTGTACAAAAAGATGGCCATTGCAATGTAGAGTTTATCAATCTCAGTGAGAAGAGCCAACGTTACCTGACTGACCTTTTTACAACATGTGTGGATATTCGCTGGAGGTGGATGTTTCTAATATTTTCCTTTACTTTTGTAGTTTCTTGGCTCATTTTTGGTTTCTCTTTTTGGCTTATTGCCTCAATGCATGGGGACTTGGCTCCACCACCTGAACCTGGCTCAGAAGAGACTCCTGCCCCTCCATGCTTTTTACAAGTCACCAGCTTTATGGCAGCCTTCCTTTTTTCCTTAGAAACGCAAACTTCCATTGGCTATGGATTTCGAAGCGTTACAGAGGAATGTCCGTTAGCAGTATTGACAGTGGTactgcagtgcattgtgggatgcATTATTGATGCCTTCATTATTGGAGCCATCATGGCAAAAATTGCCAAACCTAAAAAGAGAAATGAAACTCTTGTGTTCACAGAAAATGCAGTAATTGCTCTAAGAGATGGCAAATTGTGTCTCATGTGGAGAGTTGCTAATCTTCGGAAAAGCCATTTAGTAGAAGCACATGTACGAGCGCAGCTCCTGCAG CCTAGAGTCACTCCAGAAGGAGAATACCTTCCACTGGACCATACAGATATCAATGTTGGATTTGACAATGGTACAGACAGAATATTCTTGGTATCTCCAGTTACCATTGTTCATGAGATTGATGAAGAAAGTCCTTTGTATGAGTTTGGCAAGGCAGATCTGGAAACGGCTAATTTTGAACTGGTGGTCATCCTAGAAGGCATGGTGGAGGCTACAGCAATGACTACACAATGTCGTAGTTCTTATCTTCCCTCTGAGATCCTTTGGGGTTACAGATTTGAACCAGTTCTATTTGAAAAACGTAATCACTATGAAGTGGACTACCTACACTTTCATCGTACGTACGAAGTCCTAAATACACCTGTATGCAGCGCCAAAGAGCTTTCTGAAAGAAAATATTCAATGGTGGCTCGTAGCTCATTCTGCTATGAGAATGAAGTGGCCCTTAATTGTATCTGTGATGAGGAGCCACCTGCCCTTGTGGACACTAAATCACTGAATCCTGAGGTTTCACTTGAGTTAGACATGCTTAGGGTTGTGGATCCATTAGAAGAAATATTACTAACATGA